A single window of Falco rusticolus isolate bFalRus1 chromosome 16, bFalRus1.pri, whole genome shotgun sequence DNA harbors:
- the SCN3B gene encoding sodium channel subunit beta-3 isoform X2, giving the protein MKLLCISCMKREEVTASTVVEWFYRPEGGKDEPIYEYRKTNHEFPSRFSGRLQWNGSKDMQDVSISVLNVTLNDSGIYTCNITREFDFEIHRPLFTSSREIHLTVVEEAGEDFTSVISEIMMYILLVFLTLWLLIEMVYCYRKVSKAEEAAQENATDYLAIPSENKENCAVPVEE; this is encoded by the exons ATGAAGCTGCTCTGCATCTCCTGCATGAAGAGGGAAGAGGTCACAGCCAGCACGGTGGTGGAATGGTTCTACAGGCCGGAGGGTGGAAAAGATGAACCT ATCTATGAgtacaggaaaacaaaccatGAATTTCCAAGCCGCTTCAGTGGTCGGTTACAGTGGAATGGGAGTAAAGACATGCAGGATGTATCCATCAGTGTGTTAAATGTGACCTTGAACGATTCTGGTATCTACACCTGTAACATCACCCGGGAGTTTGACTTTGAGATTCACCGGCCTCTCTTCACAAGCTCCAGAGAGATCCACCTCACCGTGGTGGAGGAGG CTGGAGAAGACTTCACCTCGGTCATCTCTGAAATTATGATGTATATTCTGCTGGTCTTCCTCACCTTGTGGCTACTGATAGAAATGGTCTATTGCTACAGGAAAGTCTCCAAGGCGGAGGAGGCTGCCCAGGAAAATGC GACAGACTATCTTGCGATTCCGTCGGAAAACAAGGAGAACTGTGCCGTGCCTGTGGAGGAGTAG
- the SCN3B gene encoding sodium channel subunit beta-3 isoform X1: MAALPRLLCASSAALVLWAGFCSAVCVEVPSETEAVQGTHMKLLCISCMKREEVTASTVVEWFYRPEGGKDEPIYEYRKTNHEFPSRFSGRLQWNGSKDMQDVSISVLNVTLNDSGIYTCNITREFDFEIHRPLFTSSREIHLTVVEEAGEDFTSVISEIMMYILLVFLTLWLLIEMVYCYRKVSKAEEAAQENATDYLAIPSENKENCAVPVEE; encoded by the exons ATGGCTGCGCTGCCGAGGCTGCTCTGCGCGTCTTCGGCCGCGCTGGTGCTCTGGG CTGGTTTTTGTTCAGCAGTCTGTGTTGAAGTTCCATCAGAAACAGAGGCTGTCCAGGGAACGCACATGAAGCTGCTCTGCATCTCCTGCATGAAGAGGGAAGAGGTCACAGCCAGCACGGTGGTGGAATGGTTCTACAGGCCGGAGGGTGGAAAAGATGAACCT ATCTATGAgtacaggaaaacaaaccatGAATTTCCAAGCCGCTTCAGTGGTCGGTTACAGTGGAATGGGAGTAAAGACATGCAGGATGTATCCATCAGTGTGTTAAATGTGACCTTGAACGATTCTGGTATCTACACCTGTAACATCACCCGGGAGTTTGACTTTGAGATTCACCGGCCTCTCTTCACAAGCTCCAGAGAGATCCACCTCACCGTGGTGGAGGAGG CTGGAGAAGACTTCACCTCGGTCATCTCTGAAATTATGATGTATATTCTGCTGGTCTTCCTCACCTTGTGGCTACTGATAGAAATGGTCTATTGCTACAGGAAAGTCTCCAAGGCGGAGGAGGCTGCCCAGGAAAATGC GACAGACTATCTTGCGATTCCGTCGGAAAACAAGGAGAACTGTGCCGTGCCTGTGGAGGAGTAG